A section of the Rossellomorea marisflavi genome encodes:
- a CDS encoding anti-sigma factor domain-containing protein, translated as MKKGIIMDIKSDALVMMTAEGEFIKGKKHPHQQYSIGEEIPFFPVTGERFYARRRSGRMRWKVLLASCAVFALLLILLPSTLTEDRKAYAYVSLDINPSLELTLDEEKQVLDIVSYNEEGDEILSSLHKWRNSKAEKVTAKIFDLCEELGYFTETDHIYMTSSFPEEKDGKAKESFINSIYTMIEDENQSRPVTITYKEASREERKEAHENGVTAGHLMKEQEKTVDEAPEDKVKTVEPKEGDMPSVQPPAKDKTKSDAAGREENTNKEEEKEAVPEQKANPQRKQEKEKKEVTPPKKGPAQPHKRHEQKERGNDKSDTTKKQEEWSPPSQQEKKNKQAGKQKEADKHDHHMKEKEGSKGDKNPGKRGEDRGKKEGWKKNHKQDESSRRG; from the coding sequence ATGAAAAAAGGGATCATCATGGATATCAAGTCGGACGCCCTCGTTATGATGACCGCTGAAGGGGAGTTCATCAAAGGGAAGAAGCATCCTCATCAACAGTATTCAATCGGTGAAGAGATCCCGTTTTTTCCAGTGACGGGAGAACGGTTCTATGCACGACGCCGATCAGGAAGGATGCGTTGGAAGGTTCTTCTCGCTTCATGTGCAGTCTTTGCTCTTCTGCTAATCTTGCTTCCAAGCACATTGACCGAGGACAGGAAGGCATATGCCTACGTGTCTCTCGACATCAATCCGAGTCTCGAATTGACGCTGGATGAAGAAAAACAGGTGCTTGATATCGTTTCGTACAATGAAGAAGGAGATGAAATCCTATCGTCCCTTCATAAGTGGCGAAACTCAAAAGCAGAGAAGGTTACTGCGAAGATCTTTGATTTATGTGAAGAGCTGGGATACTTCACTGAAACGGATCACATCTATATGACTTCTTCATTTCCTGAAGAAAAAGACGGAAAAGCCAAAGAGAGCTTTATTAATAGCATTTATACAATGATCGAAGATGAGAATCAATCGAGACCCGTGACCATCACCTATAAAGAAGCCAGCCGGGAAGAACGGAAAGAGGCCCATGAAAACGGGGTGACGGCAGGGCACTTGATGAAGGAGCAAGAGAAGACGGTCGACGAAGCTCCAGAGGATAAGGTGAAGACGGTGGAACCTAAAGAGGGTGACATGCCTTCTGTTCAGCCACCGGCCAAAGACAAAACGAAAAGCGATGCCGCAGGCAGGGAAGAAAATACAAATAAAGAAGAGGAAAAAGAAGCCGTTCCCGAACAAAAAGCAAACCCTCAAAGGAAACAAGAAAAAGAAAAAAAGGAAGTCACCCCACCGAAAAAAGGACCTGCTCAGCCTCATAAGCGCCATGAGCAGAAAGAACGGGGAAACGACAAGTCAGATACGACAAAAAAGCAAGAGGAATGGTCACCCCCGAGCCAGCAGGAAAAAAAGAACAAACAGGCCGGCAAACAGAAGGAAGCAGATAAACACGACCATCACATGAAGGAAAAAGAAGGTTCAAAAGGGGATAAAAACCCAGGCAAAAGAGGAGAGGACCGGGGCAAGAAGGAAGGCTGGAAAAAGAACCATAAACAAGATGAATCGAGTAGGAGGGGATGA